In Cloacibacillus sp., the genomic stretch GCTATCTAGCGGCTTTTATTTGTTGTGACGGTTTTACTTTTTCTCAAGCGGCGGCAGCGGCTTTATCTCTTCGTCTTCCTGGAACTCCGTGTGCGGCTGGGCCGCCTCAACTTTGTCGTCCACCCATTTTTCAACCTTGTCGTAGAAGGCGTCGGACCACGACGGATTTTCCCACAGCTTCTTTTTTGCAGTTATGGAAAAACAGGCGGACATCATCGCGCCGAAATAAAAGTATGGGTGCTGCGTCGCAAGCGCTATTGCGAAAAATATAAAACATAACGATGCAAACAAATCTCTGTAAAACATTTTTTTTGCCGTCCTTCATCTATCGATTTAACTTGATCTAGCCGCCTCTTATACCGGGCCTCTTATTCTCTATTATATCCTAAAGGCCATTAAAAAAGCGCCCCGATGAAGGGGCGCTTTTGTTGTTTTGATTCAGATCACCACGGCACGCCGAGAATGAAGTGCGGCATGAAGAGAACGAGCTTCGGTATGTAGGCCGTTACGAGCAGCACCGGTATCCAGCAGAGCACCATGAAGGTGAGCGCCGGTTTCATTATCTCGTTGATGGCGGCCCCTCCAACTCGGCCGGAGAGGTACAAGACTGGCGCCGCAGGCGGCGTTATGCAGCCAAGCGCGGTGTTGACGCCAACGACCGCCGCGTAATGGACGGGGTTGATGCCAAGTTCCATTATTATCGGCAGCAGTATCGGCGTAGTGAGTACGACGACGCTGATGTCGTCCATGAGCATCCCCATCAGAACGAGGAAGACGTTGATCATGAACATGATGACCCACTTGTTGGTGGAGATGGAATAGAAGAGGTAGAGCACCTTTCCGGGAAGGTCCTCAAGTATGTAGAGCCTTGAGAGCATTGAGACGGAATAGAGCATTACCATGATGACGCCTGTCGTAATGGAGCATTCCACGACGATGAGATAGAGCGACTTCCATGTGAGCCCTTTATAGACGTAGAGGCCTATCGGGATGCAGTAGAGCACCGCCAGCGCCGAGGCTTCCGTCGTCGTCATTACGCCGCCGTAGATGCCGCCAAGCACCATTACAGGCATAAAGAGGGCGGGGATGGCGAGGCGTCCGCGTGAAAGGAACATATCCATACGGTCTTTGCCTGTGCGCTTCTGTGTGACGAAGACCTGCTTATTGTCGCGAAGCATCCAGACGTTGACCAGCGAGATAAGGATCGTGGTCACGATGCCTGGGCCTATCGTCGAGAGGAAACAGGCCAGCACCGAGATGCCGCTTATCCACGCGAAGATGATGAGCGTGGCGTTCGGCGGGATGAGCAGTCCAAGCAGAGAGGCGTTTGCCATCAGCGCGCAGGCGTGTCCCATAGGATATCCGCCCTGCCTGAAACGCGGGAACATGATGGCGCCGATGCAGGAGAGCGTCGCGCAGGCGGCGCCGCAGATCGAGCCGAATACCGCGCAGGAGACTGTGCCGACGATACCGAGTCCGCCCTTGATGTGTCCAACGAAGACGTCGACCATATCGATTAGCTTTTCAGCGATGCGTCCGCGCTCCATGATGCCGCCGGCCAGTATGAACATCGCAATAGCTATGAGCGAGACGGAATTCATCTGAGTGAAGCCATAAGGCAGAAGCTGGGTCGGCTGATAGCCCGTCATATCTGGGCCGCCGAAGAATATGAGCCACGCGCATGAAGCCATGAAGCTTACAGGCACTGGAACGCCTATTACGAGTGTTGCTATGAGTATTATCAATGCTATATAAATCATTTGTTTTTACCTCCCGAAATCAGAGCTTGAGCCGCCCTTATAAAGTCCCAAAGGAAATAGTAGGACATGGACAGAAGCCCCAGGAAAATCGAGATATATGCTGTCCACAGCGGAATACGCCAGGCGACTGTACGCGGTATCGCGACGCCAGTGCCAAGCGGTCCCATAAATCCGAAGACGAGATAATCCCAGCCGTATTTTGTGAAAAGAAGCGTCACGGTAAGCGTGATAAATGTCTTCACGCACATGAGCAGCCTTTTTGGGGTCCCCTCTTTGACGTAGGACTGGACAAGGTCCGCGGAAACGTGCGAACCCGCGAAGGCTCCGTATCCCGCGCCCATGAAATAGAGCCAGAAGGCGAATATCTTTATCCATTCCTCATAGCCGTAAAGGTCCATTTCAAAAACGTATCTCATTACTGTAGCGGCGCTTATTATGACGGTAAGCAGCATGCACATCGTAAAGCAGATCATTGAATAGATGCTTATGGTGAGCTTATCAAAAAAGCATTTTGGTTTTCTTACGGACGACTGAACCTCTTCATCCGCCGGTATACAAGGCTCCACCTTGATATCCTTTATCTCTTCTCCCAAGGACATGTACGCAACTCCTTTCAGAAAAGAAAAGCCTGAGGCCCTTTATATATGGGCGCTCCGGCTTTTCTTTATTGTTACCATTACGGCAAATATCGTTTGCCCATAAGTTTTATTAAATATTATTTGCCGCCGAGATTTTTCTTGAATTCCTTCATAAGCTCTACACCGGTACCGGCCTTGCCGACTTCTTCCCATGTCGAAACGCAGGCGTCCTTTATCGGCTTCAGCTGTGCTTCTGTGTACCTGTGGACTTTGATGCCCTTCTTCTCCATGAGCTTCATGTACTTCTCGTCTTCAGCCTTCGCGTTGTCGATGGATTTCAGCGTGTATTTCTTCGCTACGTCCATGAAGACCTTCTGATCTTCGGGGGTCAGTTTCTTCCATGACTTGTCGCTTACCATGTAGGCAAGATATTCCATCGAGTAGTTCGTCGCGTACCAGTTTTTGATAACGTCGCCAAGGATCGTGTAGGCGGCTGCTGTCGGATATCCGTCAACTGCGTCGCAGACGCCGGTCTGCATTGACTGATAAACGTCGGGATACGGGATGGTTATCGGACGATAGCCCATTGCTTTTGCGCCGAGCGTATAGACTACCATGTTCGGTACGCGGGTGAGAACGCCCTTGTCGACCTTCGGGTTGAGCGGCTCTTTGACGGGCTTCGTTGAACCGATTCCGATGAATCCTTCAACGTAGGAGCCGATAAGACGCACGCCGAGCTTTGACGTGAATTCATTTAGTTTTTCCGGAAGCCACGCCCCAGGGACGAGCTCCTTCTTCGCTGATTCATAACCTGTTACAAATCCGTTTGTGTAGATTATTTCAAGGCGTGGGTCAAAGTCCGTAGCGACCGACATGCAGGCCATGTCGACTGTGCCGCGGATCATCTCTTCCATGACCAGCGAATAGTTTCCAAGCTGGCTTGCGGGATATACTTTGATCTCTACGCGTCCGTTTGTCTTCTGAGTGATTTCCTTCGCCATGGCGTCCATCGTCTTCGTCGCCATGTGATCAGGCGGCGACTGGCCCGCGAAGCGGAATGTTACAGGGGCGGCCGTTGCAGGGCATACTGTGGCTACAAACAGGAACAATACTGCAAGCATAAGTGCAAATTTTTTCACGAAAAAACTCTCCCTTCAGAATCGTAAATATTTGGTGACTCTGTTAAAGTTTCGGATCAGAAAAAACTCTTGCTTACAACATTACGCAGCCCAAACGCGCCTCCTTCCCTCTGCCTGAAATTGTAATGTGTAAAACAGTATATAAAAAGCACTGACTAAAAATAAGTTACAACAAACATCCTATTTCGTCAATCTATTTTACACAATTACATGGCCGTTCCTAAAGCCGTTTTGCCATAAATTATAAAAAATAAACTTTCATATTATTTTTTTCACAATGGCAAAGACGGGCGCAACACTTTCACCTATTAAATTATCATGGTTCGAAAATCTTTGGCACCAAACTCAGGTCACAATTGGTCAGAGAACCTTCTCTTTCTTGTTATCCCCCTTTTTTAGTGCAGATTTTAAAATTTCCCCCGGCAGCATAGTCTAAAAAAATACTATTTAGCTCTTTTGTTCCAAACCAAAAATAAAAAGTAAAATTTTATTTACTTTTCATTTTTCGCGCGTCACGAAAGAAAAATCGCGCCTATCGCTCCAAACGATACGAGCATAGCGGCGGGATGATCCTTAAAAAACTTACAGTACTTTATCAAAAGAACGCCGGCGCAGAAGAGCGCTACCGCGAAAAATCCATTTCTTAATGTCGCCGAAAACGGCGAAACGAGAGACAGAGTAAGCAGCCCAGCTACGACTGGGCGCAGCATCATCTTAAAGGCGCGGCTGCCCTCCGGGGAGACGCGTTTGAGCACGGCTAGGACGACGCAGAGGGCGGCGACTGGCGCCGCTACGAGCGCAAGAGTAGCGGCGAACGACCCAATGACGCCCGCCTTTTCGTAGCCCGCGAAGGTGGCCGCGTTTATAGCGATAGGCCCCGGCGTCACCTGAGAGACGGCGACCATCTGATTGAACTGTTCGGCCGTCATCCACGCGTTTTTGGTGACAAGCTGATATTCTATGAGCGGCAGCGTGGAAAGGCCGCCGCCGAAGGCGGTGATGCCGACCTGCATAAAGGCCCAGACGAGTTCAAGGATGACGCGCCCCATCAGGAGACGAACCTTTCATGCGCGAACTGCAGCGCGATGACTCCGGCCATGGCAAAGAGCGGATGGATATGCAGCACTCCTATGAGCGATATGACGAGCAAAAAGGGCACGAGGTTCCACCACTTGCCCAAAAGCGCAGACTTTACGTTGTCGAAAATTACAAGCACGATTATAGCGCTCGTGCCGGCGAGCACGCCGTGAAAAAAGCCGCGGACCGCTGGCAGGTCGGAATATTTGATGATGAACGGAGAAAGAAAAAGTATGATGAGAAACGGAGGAAGAACTGCGCCGGCTACGGCCGCAAGGCTGCCTGAAAGCCCCTTGTAATGGCGCCCCATGAGCCATGCTATGGATACGGCGATCGGCCCCGGCATCGAGGCGGCGAGGCTCACCATATCGGCAAAGACCTCCGGGTCTATATCGCCTCTTTTTTCCTCTTCGAGCTGGACCATGCCGAGTATGACGATGCCGCCTCCGAAGGTGACGGCGCTTATTCTAAAAAAGAAAAAGAATAATTGAGTCAGGCTCATATTTCAATCTCCAATTTCATTTGCTGGTTTAGGCGGCAATCATTCGATCAACTCAACCATTTCGCGCACATATATCTAGATAACAGATATATCAGATAATATAACATATATCGTGAAAAAAACAAATCTTTGACACCTTCGTTTATTTTAAGGCCAAATGACTAAAGAAGGAATAAGTAATAAAATAGACGGGTTAATACTAACAGGAAGCTGGGGGCATATCATTGATGAAAAAAACTGCGGCGATACTATGCGCGCTGATTTTCGCCTGCTTTGCGCAAGGAGCCTGCGCGGCGGAACGCGGCGCGGCGGCGGCCGAAAAAATTGGAACGATGCTCGCGGCGGAGCTGGCGCCGGAAAAAATCGAAGTGACGGTGGCGGAGGATGAAAAAGAGGCGTGGGTCGAATGCACGGGCGCCCTCCTTTCCGGCATAAGGGTAGAAAGCCTGAAGCTGAGGGCGCAGCTTAGAAAACTTCCCGACGCAAATACCGCAGGCGGCGAGGCGCTTGCGGACCTCATCACGGCCTCAAAGGGCGAGATGACGCTCAAGGTATCGGACGTCAACAAATATTTTGCGGCGGGCCCGGAGGTGCGGGGTTTCAAGGAACTGCGCTTTTCATTCGCGAAAAACGGTTATACGGCAAAGGGCGTCTTTGAGATGAACGCAGTATTTATTACGCTGAAGCTGAACTTGATGGCCACAGGACGCCTCGGACTGAAAAAAGACGGCGTATATCTTG encodes the following:
- a CDS encoding chromate transporter, with product MSLTQLFFFFFRISAVTFGGGIVILGMVQLEEEKRGDIDPEVFADMVSLAASMPGPIAVSIAWLMGRHYKGLSGSLAAVAGAVLPPFLIILFLSPFIIKYSDLPAVRGFFHGVLAGTSAIIVLVIFDNVKSALLGKWWNLVPFLLVISLIGVLHIHPLFAMAGVIALQFAHERFVS
- the dctP gene encoding TRAP transporter substrate-binding protein DctP; amino-acid sequence: MKKFALMLAVLFLFVATVCPATAAPVTFRFAGQSPPDHMATKTMDAMAKEITQKTNGRVEIKVYPASQLGNYSLVMEEMIRGTVDMACMSVATDFDPRLEIIYTNGFVTGYESAKKELVPGAWLPEKLNEFTSKLGVRLIGSYVEGFIGIGSTKPVKEPLNPKVDKGVLTRVPNMVVYTLGAKAMGYRPITIPYPDVYQSMQTGVCDAVDGYPTAAAYTILGDVIKNWYATNYSMEYLAYMVSDKSWKKLTPEDQKVFMDVAKKYTLKSIDNAKAEDEKYMKLMEKKGIKVHRYTEAQLKPIKDACVSTWEEVGKAGTGVELMKEFKKNLGGK
- a CDS encoding chromate transporter, which codes for MGRVILELVWAFMQVGITAFGGGLSTLPLIEYQLVTKNAWMTAEQFNQMVAVSQVTPGPIAINAATFAGYEKAGVIGSFAATLALVAAPVAALCVVLAVLKRVSPEGSRAFKMMLRPVVAGLLTLSLVSPFSATLRNGFFAVALFCAGVLLIKYCKFFKDHPAAMLVSFGAIGAIFLS
- a CDS encoding TRAP transporter small permease subunit, which translates into the protein MSLGEEIKDIKVEPCIPADEEVQSSVRKPKCFFDKLTISIYSMICFTMCMLLTVIISAATVMRYVFEMDLYGYEEWIKIFAFWLYFMGAGYGAFAGSHVSADLVQSYVKEGTPKRLLMCVKTFITLTVTLLFTKYGWDYLVFGFMGPLGTGVAIPRTVAWRIPLWTAYISIFLGLLSMSYYFLWDFIRAAQALISGGKNK
- a CDS encoding TRAP transporter large permease, with product MIYIALIILIATLVIGVPVPVSFMASCAWLIFFGGPDMTGYQPTQLLPYGFTQMNSVSLIAIAMFILAGGIMERGRIAEKLIDMVDVFVGHIKGGLGIVGTVSCAVFGSICGAACATLSCIGAIMFPRFRQGGYPMGHACALMANASLLGLLIPPNATLIIFAWISGISVLACFLSTIGPGIVTTILISLVNVWMLRDNKQVFVTQKRTGKDRMDMFLSRGRLAIPALFMPVMVLGGIYGGVMTTTEASALAVLYCIPIGLYVYKGLTWKSLYLIVVECSITTGVIMVMLYSVSMLSRLYILEDLPGKVLYLFYSISTNKWVIMFMINVFLVLMGMLMDDISVVVLTTPILLPIIMELGINPVHYAAVVGVNTALGCITPPAAPVLYLSGRVGGAAINEIMKPALTFMVLCWIPVLLVTAYIPKLVLFMPHFILGVPW